A window of the Halobacterium hubeiense genome harbors these coding sequences:
- a CDS encoding universal stress protein, with product MPELPNKSLSAAATSVQPSDPNAVDTPRRHLKRPVGYTSDVIVRQEFGLTDVAGLEDVTIEHYGPGTNQAINSLLVPVAGGPNSRAAVALASSIASEWGASITLLTVISEDTTDDQRRDAGRRLDTYTDVVTGSTVETALVRSDDVVPTIAAESDTHELLVIGASERSLFERFFRGSVPNELRQETHAPIFVVSQ from the coding sequence ATGCCAGAACTCCCCAACAAATCGCTGTCGGCCGCAGCCACTAGTGTTCAACCGAGCGACCCGAACGCCGTCGACACACCGCGACGCCACCTCAAACGACCGGTTGGCTATACTAGCGACGTAATCGTTCGCCAAGAGTTCGGCCTCACTGACGTTGCGGGCCTCGAGGACGTGACAATCGAGCATTACGGCCCTGGAACGAATCAGGCGATAAACTCACTGCTCGTCCCGGTAGCAGGCGGCCCCAACAGCCGTGCGGCTGTGGCGCTGGCGAGTAGTATCGCTTCGGAGTGGGGCGCCTCGATTACACTGCTGACAGTCATCTCGGAGGACACTACAGACGACCAGAGACGAGACGCTGGCCGACGGCTGGATACGTACACCGACGTCGTGACCGGCAGTACCGTCGAGACGGCCCTCGTTCGCAGCGACGATGTTGTCCCGACGATAGCAGCGGAAAGCGACACACACGAGCTCCTCGTGATTGGCGCGTCCGAGCGGTCACTGTTCGAGCGATTTTTCCGCGGGTCGGTTCCCAACGAGCTCAGGCAAGAAACACACGCACCGATATTCGTGGTCAGCCAATAG
- the aroA gene encoding 3-phosphoshikimate 1-carboxyvinyltransferase, which yields MDVTVGNSRVSGTARAPPSKSYTHRALLAAGYAGGALVRNPLVSADTKATARAVDHFGGDAERVQADWEITGFGGAPDVPADVIDCANSGTTMRLVSGAAALADGTTVLTGDRSLRSRPQGPLLDAIADLGGSARSTRGNGQAPLIVDGPIEGGHVEMPGDVSSQFVTSLLMAGALTDEGVEIELTTELKSAPYVDITLDVLESFGVTAEERENGYRVPGGQTYEPADGEYAVPGDFSSASYLLAAGALAGGEEVVVEGAHPSEQGDAAIVDVLRQMGADVEWRQDDGEIVVGRSDLDGITVGVADTPDLLPTIAVLGAAAEGTTTITDAEHVRYKETDRVSAMAEELAKLGAAVEERQDELVVHGGDSDLSGARVDGRGDHRIVMALSVAALVADGETTIEGGEHVDVSFPDFFDALGDLGAAVER from the coding sequence ATGGACGTCACTGTCGGGAACTCCCGGGTGTCGGGAACCGCTCGCGCCCCGCCGTCGAAGAGCTACACGCACCGCGCGCTCCTCGCGGCGGGGTACGCCGGGGGCGCGCTCGTGCGGAACCCGCTCGTGAGCGCGGACACGAAGGCGACCGCGCGCGCCGTCGATCACTTCGGCGGCGACGCCGAGCGCGTGCAGGCCGACTGGGAGATTACGGGGTTCGGTGGCGCGCCGGACGTCCCCGCGGACGTCATCGACTGCGCGAACTCCGGGACGACGATGCGACTCGTCTCCGGTGCGGCCGCGCTCGCGGACGGCACGACCGTGCTCACGGGCGACCGGTCACTTCGCTCGCGGCCGCAGGGCCCGCTGTTGGACGCCATCGCGGACCTCGGCGGGAGCGCGCGCTCGACCCGCGGGAACGGGCAGGCGCCCCTGATTGTCGACGGCCCCATCGAGGGCGGGCACGTGGAGATGCCGGGCGACGTCTCCTCGCAGTTCGTCACGTCGCTGCTGATGGCGGGCGCGCTCACCGACGAGGGCGTCGAAATCGAGTTGACGACCGAGCTGAAGTCCGCGCCGTACGTCGACATCACGCTGGACGTGCTGGAGTCGTTCGGCGTGACCGCCGAGGAGCGCGAGAACGGCTACCGGGTGCCGGGCGGGCAGACCTACGAGCCCGCGGACGGCGAGTACGCGGTCCCCGGGGACTTCTCGTCGGCGTCGTACCTGCTGGCGGCGGGCGCGCTCGCGGGCGGCGAGGAGGTCGTCGTCGAGGGCGCCCACCCCAGCGAGCAGGGCGACGCCGCAATCGTGGACGTCCTGCGGCAGATGGGCGCAGACGTCGAGTGGCGGCAGGACGACGGCGAAATCGTCGTGGGTCGCAGCGACCTCGACGGCATCACGGTGGGCGTCGCTGACACCCCCGACCTCCTGCCGACCATCGCGGTGCTGGGCGCGGCCGCCGAGGGCACGACCACGATTACGGACGCCGAGCACGTCCGCTACAAGGAGACCGACCGCGTGTCCGCGATGGCCGAAGAACTCGCGAAACTCGGGGCGGCCGTCGAGGAACGGCAGGACGAACTCGTCGTCCACGGCGGCGACAGCGACCTCTCGGGGGCGCGCGTGGACGGCCGCGGCGACCACCGCATCGTGATGGCGCTGTCGGTCGCCGCGCTCGTCGCGGACGGCGAGACGACCATCGAGGGCGGCGAGCACGTGGACGTCTCCTTCCCCGACTTCTTCGACGCGCTCGGCGACCTCGGCGCCGCCGTCGAGCGGTAG